The region CGTGGCCGGACTGATCATGCAGCTGATGGCCCGGAACAAGTTCGTGGAACCCTCCACCGTCGGCACCGTGGAGTCGGCCCAACTGGGGATCCTGGCGGTGACCGTGCTGCTGCCGGGCGCCTCCATGTTCCTGAAGATGTCCACGGCTTCGGTCTTCGCCGCTGCAGGAACCGCACTCTTCCTGCTCATCCTGCGCCGGATCCCGCTGCGCAACACACTGATCGTGCCCCTGGTGGGCATCATGCTCGGCGGCGTGATTTCCGCCGTCACCACTTTCTTCGCCTACCGCACCGACCTCCTCCAGACGCTGAACAGCTGGATGATCGGCGACTTCTCCGGCGTCCTGCGCGGCCGCTACGAACTGCTCTGGATTGTCGGCGCCCTGACCCTGATCGGCTACCTGGCCGCGGACCGTTTCACCGTTGCAGGCATGGGGCAGGACTTCACCACCAACCTCGGCCTGAACTACAACCGGGTCATGGCGCTCGGACTGGTGATCGTCTCGCTCATCAGCGCCGTGGTGGTGGTCAGCGTCGGCTCCATTCCGTTCCTGGGCCTGATCGTGCCCAACCTGGTGTCCCTGCTGATCGGTGACAACGTCCGCCGCGCGGTGCCCTGGGTCGCCGTCTTCGGAGCGGGCTTCGTCCTGCTCTGCGACATCATCGGACGCACCATCCGCTACCCGTATGAAATCCCGGTGGGCGTAGTGGTTTCCGCCGTAGGCAGCGTCATCTTCCTGTACCTCCTCCTACGCAAGCGCGGTTCCCATGCCTGATCCATCCACCAGCGCACTGCCCGCAGCGCTTACCGAGCACCGCCGGCGTCCCGTCCGGACCGTTCCCGCCCGCTTCTGGATCATCGCCCTGGGCCTGGTCGCGGCGGCACTGGTTGCGGTGTTCATGACCATTGAGCTGCGCGGAAACCTGGGCTACGCCCTGCCGCGCCGCGCGATCAAGGTGGGCTCCATGATCCTGGTGGCCTACGCCGTCGGGATTTCCACCGTCCTGTTCCAGACCGTCACCGCCAACCGGATCCTCACCCCTTCGATCATGGGCTTCGATGCCCTCTATGTGCTGATCCAGACGGTCCTGGTGTTTGCCTTGGGCGGCGGTGCCCTGCTGTCCCTGGGCGCGCCGATCCGCTTCTGCCTCGAAGTGCTGCTGATGGTCGGGTTCTCGTTCCTGCTGTACCGGTGGCTTTTCACCGGCGGCGGGAAATCCCTGCACTTGATGCTGCTGGTCGGAATTGTCTTCGGCACCATGTTCCGCGGCTTCTCCTCGCTGCTGCAGCGGCTGATCGACCCGAGCGAATTCATCATCCTGCAGGACCTGTTCTTTGCCAGTTTCAACAATGTCGACGCCGCCCTGCTGGGCTACTCCGCCGCCGCCGTCGCGCTTGTCAGTGCCGTCGCCTGGCGGATGCGCCACTCCTTCGATGTCCTGGCCCTGGGCCGCGAGACCGCGGTGAACCTGGGGGTGGACCATAAGCGGGCGGTCACCGCCACGCTGATCATCTGCTCGGTGCTCGTCGCGGTGTCCACGGCCCTGGTCGGGCCGGTGACCTTCTTCGGGCTCCTCATTGCGTCCCTGGCCTACCAGCTCTGCGCGAAGTTCCGGCATGCCTCGGTGCTGCCGATTGCCGTTCTGCTGGGAATCATCGCCCTGGTGGGCGGCCAGCTGGTGCTGGAGCGGATCTTCGCCTTCGACACTGCGCTGAGTATCGTCATCGAGTTCGTGGGCGGCATCGTGTTCCTCATCCTGCTCCTGAGGGGAAACGTGAAATGACCTTCCTCCCCCTGCACCGCCCGAAAGGCCCCTGTTCATGATCTCCGTCAACGGCGTCACCAAGCGCTACTCCTCCACCGTCGTCGTGGACGGGGTGAGCTGCGAGATCAAGGAAGGCGGCATCACCTCGATCATCGGGCCCAACGGTGCGGGCAAATCCACGCTGCTCTCCATGATCAGCCGGCTGCTGCCCATGGATTCCGGCACGGTTGCCGTGGACGGGCTCGACGTCGTTTCCACCCCCGGCCGGGACCTCGCCCGGAAAATGGCGATCCTGCGCCAGGACAACCAGCTCACCGTCCGCCTGACCGTTCGGGACCTGGTGGGCTTCGGCCGCTACCCCCACAACGGCGGCCGGCCGGGACCCGAAGACAAGGTCCACATCGAGCAGGCAATGGCGTACCTGGACCTGACGGCGCTGGCGGACCGGTTTGTGGACGAGCTCTCCGGCGGGCAGCGGCAGCGGGCGTTCATTGCCATGGTGCTGGCGCAGGACACGGACTACCTGCTCCTGGATGAGCCGCTGAACAACCTGGACATGAAACACTCCGTGGAAATGATGCGGCTGCTGCGCCGGCTCACGGACGACTTCGGGAAGACCGTGGTACTGGTCATCCACGACATCAACTTTGCCTCCTGCTACTCGGACGACATCATTGCCATGTGCGACGGCC is a window of Arthrobacter sp. zg-Y1171 DNA encoding:
- a CDS encoding ABC transporter permease gives rise to the protein MTAPAVPANKPAPASAAAPPERRRFVRSTAALVLGVCVVVLLAAVSLFVGVGDLSLASLLSGDPTTHMLFWVSQLPRTLSIVLAGMALSVAGLIMQLMARNKFVEPSTVGTVESAQLGILAVTVLLPGASMFLKMSTASVFAAAGTALFLLILRRIPLRNTLIVPLVGIMLGGVISAVTTFFAYRTDLLQTLNSWMIGDFSGVLRGRYELLWIVGALTLIGYLAADRFTVAGMGQDFTTNLGLNYNRVMALGLVIVSLISAVVVVSVGSIPFLGLIVPNLVSLLIGDNVRRAVPWVAVFGAGFVLLCDIIGRTIRYPYEIPVGVVVSAVGSVIFLYLLLRKRGSHA
- a CDS encoding iron chelate uptake ABC transporter family permease subunit — protein: MPDPSTSALPAALTEHRRRPVRTVPARFWIIALGLVAAALVAVFMTIELRGNLGYALPRRAIKVGSMILVAYAVGISTVLFQTVTANRILTPSIMGFDALYVLIQTVLVFALGGGALLSLGAPIRFCLEVLLMVGFSFLLYRWLFTGGGKSLHLMLLVGIVFGTMFRGFSSLLQRLIDPSEFIILQDLFFASFNNVDAALLGYSAAAVALVSAVAWRMRHSFDVLALGRETAVNLGVDHKRAVTATLIICSVLVAVSTALVGPVTFFGLLIASLAYQLCAKFRHASVLPIAVLLGIIALVGGQLVLERIFAFDTALSIVIEFVGGIVFLILLLRGNVK
- a CDS encoding ABC transporter ATP-binding protein, producing the protein MISVNGVTKRYSSTVVVDGVSCEIKEGGITSIIGPNGAGKSTLLSMISRLLPMDSGTVAVDGLDVVSTPGRDLARKMAILRQDNQLTVRLTVRDLVGFGRYPHNGGRPGPEDKVHIEQAMAYLDLTALADRFVDELSGGQRQRAFIAMVLAQDTDYLLLDEPLNNLDMKHSVEMMRLLRRLTDDFGKTVVLVIHDINFASCYSDDIIAMCDGRLIHQGPPSAIMQPDVLRDIYEIDIRIEEIDGNRIGVYFA